In Phyllobacterium zundukense, the following are encoded in one genomic region:
- a CDS encoding adenylate/guanylate cyclase domain-containing protein, which yields MIIASWLESLGLGQYATAFESNAIDAETLPKLTAEDLKEVGVAALAHRKKILEAIAALEGDRHASPSRSSTGKKAATSRHQSFAVRPREAERRQLTVMFVDLVGSTGLSTHLDPEEMGAVLRQFQNAVAGDVVRFDGYVAKLMGDGVLAYFGWPQTHEDEAERAVRAGLAVVETVKALSTNARQQLSCRIGIATGLVVVGELIGNGAAQENAVVGETPNLAARLQTLAEPDTVLISELTFRLMGKLFEVKRIRPQKLHGFDTPTNSYQVIGEGRAEGRFDALHVGGTAPLAGRDPEIALLVERWNLAASGEGQVVELFGEAGIGKSRILQELRERLKEEPITYLRYFCSPYHTESALYPVADQLLRAADINRTDPPEKQLMFLEEALSTAQNPREAIPLIAALLSIPTDSRYPKLDLMPQKQKARTFEVLIEQLEALASNKPVLMLLEDAHYLDPVSAELFDVIVDRMQRLPIMLVATYRPEGIVRWNGFPHATVLTLNRLSRAQAASIITVMTGGKQLPSPVLDQILSKTEGVPLFIEELTKVILESGLLSESGEDYKLSGPLPPLAVPATLHDSLMARLDRLASVREVAQIGAVIGREFSHELLAAAAGFSEVELERATEQLVTAGLVFRRGGGSQVSYAFKHALVQDAAYGSLLLSRRQQLHARIARILEERFPETAANEPELLAHHFGQASLVEKAVEYHELAGRRALSRSSPSEALVRFGNALDGLNALPPSKERARRELSIQVALGSTLVAFHGFAAPETGAAYLRAHELCEELGEIQELFPVLYGLCLYHLYAAELAEARRDADRLLDLANSSNERGLLFFAHRAAGVSALPAGEFSRARAHLTEALALYDPQEHRSPAFVYAFDPRVVCLDYLARAQLALGFPDQALVSNEEAVGDARRIGHRNSLALPLFFGGVMRQILGDREGVKLRAAELAQISGEAGFRFWQAGATILQAWAIADEGETERGRADLQRGVSEWRSTGAQYMSPYFAALLAQIELKAGDPAAALGLLEGAQEVIERTNERWFAAEVLRLQGEAMLQLGPDQGKMAAERFGDALATARAQDARFWELRAAMGLARASSADISAREQLAEIFSSFTEGAMLPDLKAAQMLATTAGSA from the coding sequence ATGATCATTGCGTCATGGCTGGAGAGTTTAGGGCTTGGGCAGTATGCCACAGCCTTTGAGAGTAATGCGATTGATGCCGAGACACTGCCAAAGCTGACCGCCGAAGATCTAAAGGAGGTCGGGGTCGCTGCTCTCGCCCACCGAAAGAAAATTCTCGAAGCAATCGCTGCACTCGAGGGCGACCGGCACGCCTCGCCTTCGCGATCTTCAACCGGTAAAAAGGCAGCCACTTCTCGCCACCAATCATTCGCGGTTCGCCCTCGTGAGGCCGAGAGACGACAGCTCACGGTGATGTTCGTCGATCTCGTGGGTTCGACAGGTCTGTCCACCCATCTTGACCCCGAGGAAATGGGCGCGGTCCTGCGCCAATTCCAAAATGCAGTTGCGGGCGACGTTGTCCGTTTCGACGGCTATGTCGCGAAGTTGATGGGCGATGGCGTCCTTGCCTATTTCGGTTGGCCGCAGACGCATGAGGATGAAGCGGAACGTGCCGTCCGCGCAGGGCTTGCCGTTGTTGAAACCGTCAAAGCCCTTTCAACGAACGCCCGCCAACAACTTTCCTGCCGTATTGGCATCGCGACCGGTCTGGTTGTCGTTGGGGAACTGATCGGCAACGGAGCTGCACAGGAGAACGCCGTTGTTGGGGAGACACCCAACCTCGCTGCCCGCTTGCAAACGCTCGCCGAGCCGGACACGGTGTTGATCTCCGAACTCACTTTTAGATTGATGGGGAAGCTTTTCGAGGTGAAGCGAATCCGTCCCCAGAAACTGCACGGCTTTGACACGCCTACCAATTCGTACCAGGTAATTGGAGAAGGCCGGGCGGAAGGCCGTTTCGACGCTCTCCATGTTGGTGGTACAGCGCCGCTGGCCGGCCGCGACCCGGAAATTGCCCTCTTGGTTGAGAGATGGAACCTTGCGGCGTCGGGGGAAGGACAAGTCGTGGAGTTGTTTGGAGAGGCGGGGATTGGCAAGTCACGCATTCTTCAGGAGCTCCGCGAGCGCCTGAAAGAGGAGCCTATCACGTATCTGCGCTATTTCTGCTCGCCGTATCATACCGAGAGCGCACTTTATCCTGTCGCAGACCAGTTGCTGCGGGCCGCGGACATCAACCGAACGGACCCGCCAGAAAAGCAGTTAATGTTCCTGGAGGAGGCGCTTTCAACGGCGCAGAACCCGCGTGAGGCGATTCCCCTGATTGCCGCTCTGCTGTCAATCCCCACCGACAGCCGCTATCCGAAGCTCGACCTGATGCCTCAGAAGCAAAAGGCGCGGACTTTCGAGGTTTTGATCGAACAACTCGAGGCGCTGGCGAGCAATAAGCCTGTTCTCATGCTCCTTGAGGACGCTCACTATCTTGACCCGGTCTCTGCGGAACTCTTCGACGTCATCGTGGACCGCATGCAGCGACTCCCGATCATGCTTGTTGCCACCTACCGTCCGGAAGGAATTGTACGTTGGAACGGATTTCCCCATGCGACTGTGCTGACGTTGAACCGGTTGAGCCGCGCGCAAGCGGCCTCCATCATCACGGTTATGACGGGAGGAAAGCAACTCCCGTCGCCAGTTCTCGACCAGATTCTTTCCAAGACCGAAGGCGTACCGCTGTTCATCGAGGAGTTGACCAAGGTCATCCTGGAATCTGGCCTGCTTAGCGAGAGCGGTGAAGATTACAAATTATCTGGCCCCCTGCCGCCATTAGCCGTTCCCGCAACCCTGCATGACTCTTTGATGGCCCGCCTGGACCGGCTTGCCTCCGTCAGGGAGGTCGCCCAGATCGGTGCAGTGATTGGGCGGGAGTTTAGCCACGAGTTGCTTGCCGCAGCCGCCGGCTTTTCGGAAGTCGAGCTTGAGCGGGCAACAGAGCAGCTCGTGACGGCCGGCCTGGTGTTCCGTCGAGGCGGCGGGAGCCAAGTCAGCTACGCCTTCAAGCATGCGCTGGTTCAGGATGCCGCATATGGAAGCCTGCTCTTGAGCCGTCGGCAACAGCTGCACGCCCGCATCGCGCGCATCCTGGAAGAACGCTTTCCCGAGACGGCAGCGAACGAACCTGAATTGCTTGCTCATCATTTCGGCCAGGCTTCGCTTGTTGAGAAGGCTGTGGAGTATCACGAATTAGCCGGACGGCGTGCACTGTCGCGTTCGTCCCCTTCGGAAGCTCTTGTTCGCTTCGGGAATGCGCTGGACGGATTGAACGCTCTTCCCCCCTCTAAGGAGCGCGCGCGGCGTGAGCTTTCGATTCAGGTGGCATTAGGCAGCACGCTGGTAGCATTTCACGGATTTGCCGCTCCCGAAACTGGTGCTGCATATCTGCGGGCACATGAACTGTGTGAAGAATTGGGTGAGATACAAGAACTGTTTCCCGTCCTTTACGGCCTCTGCCTTTATCACCTCTATGCCGCCGAACTGGCGGAAGCACGACGTGACGCGGACAGGCTACTGGACTTGGCCAACAGCAGCAATGAGCGCGGCCTCTTGTTCTTCGCCCACCGCGCGGCAGGCGTCAGCGCCCTGCCTGCAGGCGAATTTTCACGCGCTCGCGCTCACCTGACGGAAGCTTTAGCGCTTTACGATCCACAGGAGCATCGGTCTCCGGCATTCGTGTACGCTTTTGACCCGCGGGTCGTGTGCCTCGATTATTTGGCACGAGCCCAGTTGGCTCTTGGCTTTCCTGATCAGGCACTCGTGTCAAATGAGGAAGCGGTGGGAGACGCCAGGAGGATCGGACATCGCAACAGTCTCGCCCTGCCACTGTTCTTTGGCGGTGTGATGCGCCAAATTCTCGGCGATCGCGAAGGGGTGAAGCTTCGTGCCGCCGAACTTGCGCAAATATCGGGAGAGGCCGGATTTCGGTTCTGGCAAGCGGGCGCTACGATCCTGCAGGCATGGGCAATCGCCGACGAAGGCGAAACCGAGCGCGGCCGGGCTGATCTGCAGAGGGGCGTCTCCGAATGGAGGAGCACAGGGGCGCAGTACATGTCGCCCTACTTCGCGGCCCTTCTGGCGCAGATCGAGCTGAAAGCAGGCGACCCTGCAGCGGCACTCGGGCTGCTCGAAGGTGCGCAAGAGGTCATCGAGCGGACTAACGAGCGTTGGTTCGCAGCCGAGGTGCTCCGTCTCCAGGGAGAGGCCATGCTTCAGCTTGGGCCTGATCAGGGAAAGATGGCCGCGGAGCGGTTCGGGGACGCGCTGGCCACGGCACGTGCGCAGGATGCGCGCTTTTGGGAGCTTCGCGCAGCAATGGGACTTGCCCGCGCCAGCAGCGCCGATATCAGCGCGCGGGAGCAGCTTGCCGAGATTTTCTCGAGTTTCACAGAAGGAGCAATGTTGCCGGACCTGAAGGCTGCACAAATGCTCGCAACGACAGCAGGATCAGCGTAG
- a CDS encoding YybH family protein, protein MPGLDIREIVRAANDRWNAAFNSGDAAAVAALYTSDGTVLPPDHAVVKGTAAIADFWAGFISAGVKDHDIELLDAQDGGDMAYSSGKWWATGLGEDGKALRFEGTIVTIFRRQPDGSWKTCLHTWN, encoded by the coding sequence ATGCCGGGATTGGATATCAGAGAGATCGTAAGGGCGGCGAACGACCGCTGGAACGCGGCCTTCAACAGCGGAGATGCAGCAGCAGTCGCGGCGCTTTATACGTCGGACGGCACTGTGCTGCCGCCCGACCATGCCGTCGTGAAGGGAACGGCCGCAATTGCCGATTTCTGGGCCGGTTTCATATCGGCTGGCGTTAAGGATCATGATATCGAACTGCTCGATGCCCAAGATGGCGGGGACATGGCCTATTCCAGCGGCAAGTGGTGGGCGACCGGCTTGGGAGAAGACGGAAAGGCGTTGCGCTTTGAGGGCACGATCGTCACCATCTTTCGAAGGCAACCCGATGGTTCTTGGAAGACGTGCCTGCACACGTGGAACTGA
- a CDS encoding intradiol ring-cleavage dioxygenase, whose translation MKSTRRSVLAAFLAVPSIKAAGIFEANAAQSALELTPACKDADELTITQTEGPYYKPSSPLKQDFAADAPDGMRITLGGFVLETDCKPVDRALVELWHADEHGSYDRVGYRLRGHQFTDQRGRWWFSTIIPSLYPGRTRHYHVKVQKPGGNVLTTQLYFPGEPLNARDRIFDERLLLRMRDTADGKFGRFDFIV comes from the coding sequence ATGAAATCGACACGTCGATCGGTCCTCGCTGCATTTCTAGCTGTGCCGTCGATCAAAGCGGCAGGCATTTTTGAAGCGAATGCCGCACAATCCGCGCTCGAGTTGACGCCGGCATGCAAGGATGCGGATGAGCTGACCATCACGCAGACAGAAGGACCCTATTACAAGCCCAGCTCGCCACTCAAACAGGACTTTGCCGCCGACGCGCCTGACGGTATGAGGATCACCCTAGGCGGATTTGTGTTGGAGACGGACTGCAAACCCGTCGACAGGGCACTCGTTGAGCTTTGGCACGCGGATGAGCATGGCTCATATGACCGCGTTGGCTACAGGTTGCGTGGTCATCAATTCACAGACCAGCGTGGCCGCTGGTGGTTTTCGACCATCATTCCATCGCTCTATCCGGGGCGCACGCGCCATTACCATGTGAAAGTACAAAAGCCAGGCGGGAACGTTTTGACGACCCAGCTGTATTTTCCGGGCGAGCCCCTGAACGCACGCGACCGCATATTTGATGAGCGGCTTTTGCTCCGAATGCGCGACACGGCGGACGGCAAATTCGGTCGATTCGACTTCATTGTGTGA